Proteins from a single region of Callithrix jacchus isolate 240 chromosome 12, calJac240_pri, whole genome shotgun sequence:
- the SMNDC1 gene encoding survival of motor neuron-related-splicing factor 30 isoform X2 — protein MEVIELTKDLLSTQPSETLASSDSFASTQPTHSWKVGDKCMAIWSEDGQCYEAEIEEIDEENGTAAITFAGYGNAEVTPLLNLKPVEEGRKAKEDSGNKPMSKKEMIAQQREYKKKKALKKAQRIKELEQEREDQKVKWQQFNNRAYSKNKKGQVKRSIFASPESVTGKVGVGTCGIADKPMTQYQDTSKYNVRHLMPQ, from the exons ATG gaagtTATAGAACTAACCAAAGACCTTCTGtcaactcagccttctgagacGCTTGCAAGTTCAGACAGTTTTGCTTCTACTCAGCCTACTCATTCATGGAAAGTAGGAGACAAGTGTATGGCAATCTGGAGTGAAGATGGACA GTGTTATGAAGCGGAGATTGAGgagatagatgaagaaaatggcaCCGCTGCAATCACCTTTGCTGGTTATGGCAATGCTGAAGTGACTCCACTGTTGAACCTCAAGCCTgtagaagaaggaaggaaggcaaaggaggacaGTGGCAACAAACCCATGTCAAA aaaagaaatgattgctCAGCAGCgtgaatataaaaagaagaaagctttgAAAAAAGCTCAGAGAATAAAAGAACTTGAGCAGGAAAGAGAGGACCAGAAAGTGAAATGGCAACAATTCAACAACAGAGCctattctaaaaacaaaaaaggccag gtaAAGAGGAGTATTTTTGCTTCACCTGAGAGTGTGACTGGCAAAGTTGGAGTAGGAACTTGTGGAATTGCTGATAAACCTATGACACAATATCAAGATACCTCTAAATACAATGTCAGGCATTTGATGCCTCAATAA
- the SMNDC1 gene encoding survival of motor neuron-related-splicing factor 30 isoform X1 has translation MSEDLAKQLASYKAQLQQVEAALSGNGENEDLLKLKKDLQEVIELTKDLLSTQPSETLASSDSFASTQPTHSWKVGDKCMAIWSEDGQCYEAEIEEIDEENGTAAITFAGYGNAEVTPLLNLKPVEEGRKAKEDSGNKPMSKKEMIAQQREYKKKKALKKAQRIKELEQEREDQKVKWQQFNNRAYSKNKKGQVKRSIFASPESVTGKVGVGTCGIADKPMTQYQDTSKYNVRHLMPQ, from the exons aTGTCAGAGGATTTAGCAAAGCAGCTGGCAAGCTACAAAGCTCAACTACAGCAAGTTGAAGCTGCATTATctggaaatggagaaaatgaagatTTGCTAAAATTGAAGAAAGATTTACAA gaagtTATAGAACTAACCAAAGACCTTCTGtcaactcagccttctgagacGCTTGCAAGTTCAGACAGTTTTGCTTCTACTCAGCCTACTCATTCATGGAAAGTAGGAGACAAGTGTATGGCAATCTGGAGTGAAGATGGACA GTGTTATGAAGCGGAGATTGAGgagatagatgaagaaaatggcaCCGCTGCAATCACCTTTGCTGGTTATGGCAATGCTGAAGTGACTCCACTGTTGAACCTCAAGCCTgtagaagaaggaaggaaggcaaaggaggacaGTGGCAACAAACCCATGTCAAA aaaagaaatgattgctCAGCAGCgtgaatataaaaagaagaaagctttgAAAAAAGCTCAGAGAATAAAAGAACTTGAGCAGGAAAGAGAGGACCAGAAAGTGAAATGGCAACAATTCAACAACAGAGCctattctaaaaacaaaaaaggccag gtaAAGAGGAGTATTTTTGCTTCACCTGAGAGTGTGACTGGCAAAGTTGGAGTAGGAACTTGTGGAATTGCTGATAAACCTATGACACAATATCAAGATACCTCTAAATACAATGTCAGGCATTTGATGCCTCAATAA